Proteins co-encoded in one Octopus sinensis linkage group LG6, ASM634580v1, whole genome shotgun sequence genomic window:
- the LOC115213082 gene encoding uncharacterized protein LOC115213082: MMATTSRFTVSPVGASQQVSRQSYSEDDRQCYLMQITLHPVYTGNPNEPLPQICYKRLPRLINGIPLGAGVIKNNEMDHIRWRYIEGLSGGGHGTQTFISEPMYRDEAEDAKRSFKDRLLKQSRSVFGDVTVKVSVILSQCVHYDEEFYINDVADTISDGLHFRD; the protein is encoded by the coding sequence ATGATGGCCACAACATCTCGTTTCACAGTTTCTCCGGTCGGTGCTAGTCAACAGGTCAGCAGGCAGAGCTATTCTGAAGATGACCGACAATGTTACCTGATGCAGATCACCCTTCATCCCGTCTATACAGGCAATCCGAACGAGCCCCTGCCTCAAATCTGCTACAAACGCCTTCCACGGCTCATTAACGGAATCCCTTTAGGGGCTGGTGTTATCAAGAACAATGAAATGGATCATATCCGCTGGCGTTACATTGAAGGGTTAAGTGGGGGAGGGCATGGCACCCAGACTTTCATTTCGGAACCCATGTACCGCGATGAAGCTGAAGATGCTAAAAGAAGCTTTAAAGACCGTCTTCTTAAACAATCTCGTTCTGTTTTTGGTGATGTTACTGTGAAAGTGTCTGTCATTCTATCCCAGTGTGTTCACTACGATGAGGAATTTTATATCAACGATGTTGCTGATACCATTAGTGATGGCTTGCACTTCAGAGATTGA